In Thunnus albacares chromosome 1, fThuAlb1.1, whole genome shotgun sequence, the DNA window CTGCATGCTGGTACTTACTCTCCTCCAGGTCATGGGCCACTTCCTATTAAAGGTGAGAAAGAGAGTGTGATAAAATGtctctgcatcagttctgacTTAAAATGCGTGATTACATTTACCTTTATTACACGAGCAAAGTACTCTCCATCAAGGAGGTTGTCAGTTTTCAGGAAGATTTCTCTAAGTTCACTGGCTCCCACGGGATTATACTTTGAATTGAACTTATCAAACCGGTGGAAGGTTTGTCTCCCCTGTAAAGTTTATACAGACACAAAGATCAGTCATGTGTAACTACTCATCAGTAGTGATATTTATCTGCACTGGCAGTGAAATGAAGTGACAAAAATTAGAGGCAGAGAGATTGTTTTAAGTAGCAGAAAGATTCCAAAGAAAGGATAATAACACAATATTTCACTTGAATTTTCTATCAATTTTTGTCTTCTCTGGAACATAATAACCACGTTTTGACAAAATTCAGGAAAACTATTGATTTTACGCTGCCATTTCAACATATTTGAAAATGATCACCGAAAAGCACAGCATACTATGAAACCatgaagctcaaacatgtaAGGCAGtgccattttcttcttttcttacAGCGTGTACATCCAGGGAGTCTACAGTAAGGTCATAGGGGTCCTTATTGAGACTGTGGAAAACCTGCTGGAGAGTCATCTTTtgtccagccttttccagcacCACACGGTCTGCATCAGTCTTATATGTTTTCTGAATGAATGTCAGCAGGTGTTTCTGAGACATGCAGGCAGCTGCATGGATATGTGTATCCACCTGTGTGAAAGAAACAATGTCTATTTTCAGTCTACTGGCCAAATAAGAACAAATACGTGACTagtcttatcttttttttttaagaaagccTAAAGTAAGGCAAGCGTTGAGATAATGAATGGGATTACAATTTTTTTCTAACTCATACAAACCTTCCTAACATTGTAGAAATCTCTGTGAGGCACACTTTTCAATTCCCTCAGCTCAGCCATCTCATTGAGCATCTCATGCAGGTAGAACTTGGAACTCAAGAAATTTAGCCGTCTGTGACAGTAGGTCTTCCTGAAAATCAAAGTCATAATCTGCTGAGCATTTCTGCAAAGTGTCATTAAGTATAGCATGGGTAGCAACAACCAGTTTTATTACTGTATCaacaacacagttttttttcaacCAGCATAGTGGtagtgtctttttgttttggcaACTTACGTGGGTCCATCTGCAATCATTGCCAGCACGTGACTAAGGTCTATGGCAAAAGTCTCTAAGTCTGGGTAAGGAAGGTCATGTGGCCGGTTTCCTCTCAGAGCCTCAGCGTTGTCATACACATTCACTATTCCATCCTTCATCTTAAGCTCATAGTTCAGGTTCTCTGGGATGTTCTCCATACTGTAGGGATCCTCTCCTTCTGCTGGATACGGGCACATATCTGGAGGCCACAATATGGCTCTATTACTGTCATTTAAACCAGAATACACCGTCAGCAAGTGTAGGATTTCAACTACTGTATATACTCTTCAAACCTGGTAGAACCTCATCTTCTTCGCTCCATCTCATGTTCTCAGCACTGCGAAGGAACTGGGCTGTGGTTCTGCAGAATCTGTGATAGGCCAGTTTTGAGTATTTCTCACGAATGAGCAGAGCCTTGAGAAGACTTTTTGCTGCCTGTTCATAGTCCTCCACTGTGATCTGAATGGGGAACGGGAATGACACATAAATGTATCCTCAgcattgtatttatatgtaaatatgcCACAATATTTCAACATGCTGTGAATGTTTGGACAATGATTTAGGATTTAGCTGGAACAGTTagaaaatacacagtaaatacaACTGTGGAAGCATTTACTTCTTTGTCTACAAATATGACCTGACAACCTTAGCGTTGCATTATTACTATCATAACTGTAATGCACACAGATTAATGCTCCTGTTCATGGTACTTACTCCTGCACAGTAATCACCACTAATAGTGACTCTCTGGTAATCTGGGCAGTTTTCTGGCACAGATGAGCAGGTGGAGCTGGGGGACAGGAATGGCGTGACAGCCACTGACCGCGTCCAATCTACATTCACTGGAACCTGCAGGGACATTGACTGGGAACGAATCATCTTGAAGCTTTTCTTCCTGCAAAATTAGCAACATATTTAATAATTGATATAAAGTTCTCTTAAGCTCCTGTAATTTTacccaaaatgtgtttttttacttaTCTGTGACAATGATCTGATCATATTTGGTGTCTGACCAATAGCAAGGCCTACCTCTTTGTACTCTCCTCTGACTGTTGCTCTGCCAGCTCCTTAAGCAGTTCATGCTCCTTGGCTTGCTGGAGGCCAATAGGGCAGTCCTCAGGCACGGTGAACATGGATAATGCATCCTTATTGTCTTCCTCTTTCAGCGCTGATGCATATACCTTCTCTGCTAGGAGCTGCGTCTCCTCTTCTGCCACACTCAGAGTTACCTTCGGGAATTGACGAGGCATGTCTGCACAAGGGCAGAAACGACAGTTAAGTGACTGGTGACAgtaacatgcaaacacactgtaaGATACAATGAGGGCTTGCCCTGTTTATCAGTACATGAAGACTTTACCTGCTCTGACcagtttgtgctgttttgtaaacaaacaaatcatcaCGTATAAGGGTTTGGGGATATTTAAGATCCACCTGCTGCACAACATCACCACCTGGAGAGCTACGTGTGAACTGTTTATGTTGGCTCAAATGCAAGCGGGTAGCTCCCAgcctgaaaagtgaagccaatgcggaagtgccttaaacctgcagtctttctaatggccagcagggggtgactccactggctccaaaagaagtctgatttgtatggaagtctatgagaaaatgaccctacttctctcttgatttattatctcagtaaactgtttcctaatgagtttatggtctcaattgttagtttcaagtcttcttcaatacagaaTGATGTTcgttttgtaaattatggtcccatttagagtaaaatagaccataaagcagcgtatgctttagggcgtggctactttgtgattgacaagttgctaccacggcAACAACATTGCTTACGTAACGTGACCATGGCATATaggtgtagctgctgctatttcctATGCTTAAAATGATATTAAATTGCTGCGGTCGTTCATGTCCTGCAGGCGGACTTTTAAACACTTCAACATTTTCTCCAAACTCCAAATGAAACTCAATTTCACATCTGGTGGTaccacaaataaacaaagtttTCAGGTTGTCAATATGGATTTTCACAGTTTAGAAATGAAATGACTTATACAGAAATGCCCAGCAATGCTCCTCTGTGATgtaaaagtttaactgttgaaattaaaagaccACAATTCTCCAGTCTGATGTAAATGTACAACAGGCCCCTGAAAAACTATagaatttgccaaaatgtaaataacTAAAACTCTGTGCACTTGCCTCAATCAGGAAGCTGTCTAATCTGAAACACATTCAGAATGCAGACGCTGGTTTCAAACTAGTAAAGAAGAAATCGTATGATGCCTTTTTTACATCTGCTACCAGTTCCTTTCACAGTTACTATTACCATCTCTTATCTTCATTACCTTGCTTTGTTATTGTTTTCCATAAATTTGCGGTACTTTTTCACTTGCtatctttttcttcttaagAACTGTTTCCCATATAATCAGCAAATGACTGTAATGGACACTGTAGTGGAAAACACAAGCTAGTCTTGTGGAATATGCATAGGATTACCACCGTACTTGCATGGAAACATTCTGAGTTGTGCACTGCGAgtataaagacattttgaaaaaaaacaaaaatgtgacagaTCCATTAAATTCTCAAGATTCATGACACCTTTGTAGAAATTCCAGTCCTCCTGAGTTATTCTTGACATGTTATTATATAGTGGCAGTCATATTCTCCCTTTTATAAACAGAACAGCTGTAATTCTGTTTTAACCCTTATCAACAGTGTCGTTGCAAATGACACTTGCTGGATACAATCCAGCCCAGCTGTTTACAGTCATTCACCAGGCCGgctgacacatacagtacagcagctATGTCAAACAGAGAACTGTCTATTTCTGCAGGGAGATAACCTGGGTGAACCGACAGTGTCTTGTTGATATCCTTAGTGATGCAGGATACAGTTCTGGTCACTAGAGTGCTGAAGCAACAACAGAGAAAGGCCAGAAAGGCCATGCTGCATGGTATCATCTAAGCCAATTTTCCGCTCTGCCATCGTGCTTCCAGGAAGCTTATCATTCCGGACACACAACACTATCCTGACAACAGCTGTGTACATCACCCTGCTGTGGAGCTTTATGGCACTACAGGCGCACTGTGAAAAGGGTTCATAGGCTCATAAAGCTGTATTGATCTGGAGATGATGGCCTTATGAATTATTGACCATCTACTCATATACCCCAAAATCAGTTTtcacaaaaatacttttatttattcattctatTAACTTTCTCACCCGGTCAAGTGGTTGCCCCAACCCCtacccccctcacacacacacacacacacacacacacacacacacacacacacacacacacacacacacacacaatcatatttccatcatttcAGAGGACATACCATTGACTTACATTGACAAGAGACTTACCCTATCCACTGAGCTACTTACCTAAAGCTAACCTTCACTtttaccctaaccttaaagggtaggttcacaagttttcaagtctgtcttaaaacaacagtcaggtgttcatatgaacagtgaaaaaggttttcctcactgtaatcattcctcctgttcatactggccattaaaagatccccttcaaatgcactttcaatgtaagtgatgggggccaaaatctaCAGTGCGTCcaaacagtcattttgtgcaaaggcaaaaatgcatttaagagGCCTCAGCACTCTGAATAAGtaatatcaagtggatatctgtcacatttacagtctttttagcataaaattccctctgtgtgttttctcagacagtgtttcccttcTGAGCTGAGGTGGAAgtgcagtaacaaaaagagggactttggcacaaAAAGACTGAATTGATTTGACTAATatggacggctgaagcttcatattagcttcagataaacttttaaatacatttctgcacagaaagtacattatgaagggatcttctaatagccagtatgaacaggacaAATGATCacggcaagaaaaacctatctcaatgttcatttgggcacctgactattgttttcagacagacctgaaaaattGTGGACCCCTCCTTTGACATAACCAAACCTAACTTTTAACGTTAAActctaaaatgtaattatttctattatggggacttgctttttgttccCAGAGGACAGACGAGACCCAACAATGTGACTTTGTAAACACGTTTATGTAGCAACAACATGAGTAGCTAGTACTATTCAATTTTAGGCAAAACAGTTGCAACAGTTGACGACTTGCGCCACCTGCTGGCGACAGGAACTAGTTTAACTTTGAGagatcctgaaaaaaaaaaccctgaatgCGCATCCGCCTATAAAAGTAGTCACTCGATCTTAGGTCTAACGGTCACTCTGTAACAAATTTAACTGAATTGAACTGTTAACAGTGACACCTGATaacttttcaaaaacatataTCATGATGTTATTACTTACTGCTTCTCATCACGAATAAACTGACCGTTACGTTAGTTTACGGAGAACGCTTATATGAGGAGGCCCATTACGAGGTGTTTGTTCCCTTTAAAATCACTCCGCGGCTAACGTTATTAAGATAGTTAGATAGCTAACGGCAAAATTTTCAAGGCTTCTGGTTTTAGTTGTACGCCACCTGTCTAAATAGCTGACATTAGCTGTATTAATCATAAGCAACCTTAACTTTATTTCTAAAATTATCGTTTTATTGGCTCCAGCTACCGACCTCGAATGCTTCTCTTCTCCATCGCTCACGTTGACTCATCCCGCTGAGGTGCTGCCACTGAGAAGttaatttcagttgttttagCCTAAATTGGGTATGTATGAAGTCCACTCAACGTTTGAGTGTAGACCGTATAAAGATAATTTAAGCCTCAACTACTCTCTTAGCTTGCAAACTCCGTTTAAATGTCTATTTTTCTTGACTGTAACGTCCTTCCGTgtctgttaccatggcaaccaggGTCAAAGCTGGCAAAAATGGTAGCTAATCCGttattagggaccgagcccaaaaggcagaggactaccGTTTTGCAGAAGTCTTCGTctaagggcgaggaccctattgtttttcgtgtgtttgtttgtttgtttgtttctttctttctttattattacgggacttaaaccctaaatttgaccccctaaacatgctcaaaaactcaccaaatttggcacgcacatcaggtctggtgaaaaatttgataaaatgtaaaaattaacccctatagtgccaaaatgtgctctctagcgccacctatgtaacaaatggccgccacggcccgtaggaatgtcgtagagagatcaaaccaaaactcaattatttgtctcatcaagacctacaaatcatatgctgacacccctgacctaaatccaacaggaagtccgcaatcagcctttcaaaataCTTCgccccaattttggaccccgaacaaacgctatctcctccgagggcgttaatggtatcggcttcaaactttgatacatgacttatgacactgtgctgaaaaaaagttgttaaaaactttgtaataactcgaacggtttggatttaataagccctgaaaATTGCAGTGCCccatcacaccttacaatgtaaaacaatggggaggcaatctatgggcatgaactttgtgtcaaatagaggcttctgacgtctaaactataagtctgaccactttcaaacctgtatcaatggattcgccactAAATTTCCTACTATggattatttttaatgtaagatttggccaaagtcatgggatttatgaggatatttcacaagaagtgttctctaaaatcctgctctccaactgctcctggtgatgtcactccctcagtgctttgaaacattctgcaatacacagtcataaaatcacaggaggagcaagactttaaaactcacactctaatatctcaaaaacaataaaagatagaaaacacatgtaaattcaagatttgtaggtcaaagttttgtgactcatttaaagttcaaatgaagtctatCTAAAACtgtgtggaagcagtaaatgttcaaaaaggtgtgggttcgctcacactctccattcaaatcaaactttgaccaggtcatgtgggttaaaagtctctCCTTTTctaaaatagacttgatgaaaattaggaaaataatttgttttacacacaaactcaagagttttcaatttactaattgaaattcaagtgaaagggcccaaaacttgcatgattttgatgacacaggtgtgagcaagacagacatgtctcaccctgcagaaaattctcatcctgtcaatcaatctttcaaaataaaagcacaccacacttgtaataagtatccctcatttttaaaaagcaaaatgatctgatcccaaCGGGCCAGAGTGCAAGGTCCCGaccaacactgcttgcagctttaattctaaCCTATGATTCTAACCGATAAAAGTATCTAGCTTTATGAAACATTTACGCAATTTAACCAAAAAATGTTGTGGgcctttttttcagtttagtttagtttattggtttatttaacaggggGCATGCACAACACAACCGTTGGGCCAGAGTTAGCTATGTAACAGTTAGCTACAGATACAGTGAAACAGCAGAGTTATAGTTCATAAAAGATAAAAGGCATTttggtttgaaaaaaaagaaaaagcccaGTTAAATCATATAGTAAAGTCACTTTTACTTTGTTTGCCTCATGACAGagtctttaacatttttggcGAGTCTTCTTACTTAAAGATTTATGTAAattatcaatttttttttggcaaacttAGACATTCACCACCTCTGTCATGAATAGTAACTGTAGTTAAAGCTAGGTCCTGAGTCATAGAGATCCACTTAATGTCCAGTGGCCCTTTTTTACACATCTCCACCACAAATGCTGTCTGATTTCACTGCTTACTAACCCAGACTCCTCTCTGTTGTGCCTTGAATTGTAACAGATGTGCAGTGATGCAGAGAATAGACTACACTGTAACTTGACTTCATAGCCGTTTCACCTACTATCTCGTATAACATTTCAATGCCACTCATCAGTAGTGCTCTTACCTTCGTATCCAGATATCTCCATATCTGGTGGTGTTGTCCTCAAGTCGGGTTCAAGGAAAGCACTGTACAGTCAAAGAAATTATGTCTGCATGTATCTGGGTCAGTCACCGTTAATGTATGAGTCTATGGTGGTACACTGctacagttttgttttcctgACTGCCCATCTCTCTATTTTAAGGAGCCAGTGGCATCATGTTGACAGAACTACTAATCCTAAGAATATGTCAAAACTGGCTGTCAACAAAGAGAAGGCCTCAGGGTAGCCACAGCCTGCTGCTTAttcctctctcagtctctctctctctctctctatcacaaacacacacacaaacacacacttagaTGCGCACATGTAGCTCACTCTCGCACTACAGTGTACAGAcatagagaggaagagagactgCACACTACTTATGTGGCAGAGGACTCAAAACCAGGTAGTTGTCGCAGATGTCCTTCTCAGTCATTAAGTTACAAGCTGCTGTGATAAAATTCTTAAGTGCCTCCAGGCAGCCAGGCAGTTTGAGAGCAAGTCAAGCGTTTGTCGATTTATCACTGTTCTCTCGCTTATTAGTACTGAATTTTATCTGGGCTCTGACCTTGGTTTCGTCCCTGTTCATCTGAAAGTACACAGTCCTGCTGTGGTGTCCTATCAAAAGTCAAGCCAAAAAAAGCCCTCAGACGACATTAGGCAACCTTACACTCTCAAATAACAACTCAGATTTGTGTGATAGGAAAGACAAATTGAACACATCTCccatttgttttctgtgtatgaTGCAGAGCTGCATAATGCGTTTCAGTTAAATCTCTTTAGCTTGTCACTACCTAGCTATTTATAACCAAGTGACAACTCTGATCCTTTATCTCAGTGGTTACAACACTGCTCTAGCAGTCAGTTAGGTAAAATAATCCCCATCTTGTATGGTTCTGGTGCCCTTTAACCTGCCTATAATAAACAATGGCCTTGCTCAGCTTGTTGCCATAGTCTGGACCCAGGTAAGCTGCGATGGATGTGTTTTTTAGCTATAGCATTTATAGAACTTCAACAACTCTGATCAACAACTACCTGACTTTTCGTATGTGCTTGTGATCTACAGGTTCTCAGGTTCCTTGAAGTATAACAACAAAATGGAAGAGAGTCAACAACACGTGCTGCATCTCTGAATGCTTGAATTCCCCAGAAAGGCATTACTCATTGTTTTAACTGTTGTAACATATGGCTTATAAATGCACACTACATTTTGTTTAGGCTGTTGcagttttactgtaaataaaagtaaaaatcataataaaaatcataatattGAATCAGTATTTGTAATATGATATTTGATAGAACCTGCTGATTCCCATCACAGGGTgatcaataatttcctaaataATAGAAATGCTTACATTGTCTACATTTGTGACTCTTCAACTCCCTGCACCTCATGAAAACAGCagatattatattttattcagcACCACAGCAGCCTTTCTCCTATTGATCAAAGTGTCTGGTTTAGGAAACATCAGATGAGATGGCAGAGTAATAGTATTATGGTGTAGTTCTGTAGAAAGCATAGACACTAATGTAGGGAGTAACCTAATGGTGCTCACTCTGCACAGTACtaatgtgggtgtgtgttctcatgtttttctgtctgtttaaatgTACTGTTAATGTGGAAATGTGGACTTGAGAAGGATCCCATCCCCTGTGTTAATCCCATAGGAGCCTTCCCGAGGCCATTACTGGGCCTGACCACTCATAACTCTATCTCAGACACAGCTAGCTATCCCCTGCTGTTTTTATCATCCTTTGCGGCTTTTCTCAGTCACTTCACTGCTGTTATTGGCAAAGCCCCCAAGTTAGCTCTTTGTCAAAGTCATATCTGAATTGGAGGTCAATAGCATAGGAGAAAGCAATTTACCACATTACAGAGAGAGATAGTGGGAGAATGATAGatgatagaaagaaagaagctcACTCTTTCCCAAGCAAGGACTTGACTGCTGCTTTAAAAGGGGCGTGTCTCCTCTTCTCATCTTTCTCAGCGGCCAGGGCCTGAAAAAGACTAAAGATAAAAGCGAAGGAAGTGCACTCACCCATGAATGCAAAGCAGCAGCATGGCTATTCTCTAATACTTGTTAGATACCATTCCAGTAAGCTTAGATGTGCAGTTTTTTGTGTTGCACTGATGAGCAAGTTTGGATATGAATACAGATAAATCCTTTATAAAGTCTTTAGCTCATGGACAGTATAACAAAATCAATTTGtagacaaaaagtcaaaaaaacaaggaatttcTGAATGCAGATTCAAAGACCTAAAAAGATACTTTATCAGTGGTCATCAGACTTTATCAGTGATTCTAGACAAATCTGTCAAATAAGTCTACTCACCTCCTCAGGCTCTGCTGTCTCTGAAGTGTGTATAAACTGTGCACAAGTTCCCTCGGAAAAACGTCTAAGTCATGCTGTGCTCTTGTTGTGGCTAGAATACTTTATACGATCTCATCCACCACCCTGCATTGTACATCACTCCATCCTTAACTCTTTCATTGCCACAGCTTAGTACAAGATCATCAGCTGAACATAATGCTAAAGTCAGTCATAGTCATTTCTCATGGACATCATTTACTGTAGCTAGCTGTTGTTTTTGCTTACTAAGTTCACCTGTTTTACTTCTTCAATCAGTACTGATGGATGCAGATGGCATTTTGTACAAATGGGATCATTATAGTATGTAAAACATCAgtattttccttgttttctctcttcattcTTTGAGACTAATCACGTTCtcttgtgaatgttttgttcCATTGCAGGACATGTTGCTGAGACATGACGTGAGCAGACTAGGAATGAACAACAGCAATGTAAGGGATGCCTTTCTTAACTAGGAAGACTAATttatttcaaagtttaaaaacCCTGCTCTCACTCACTTCTGTGTCTTTAACTACAGCTCATCAACTAAGATAAAGACAGTTAAAGTACATTCACTTGGACTTGCCTCATCAGTGTACGTCATGGCAAATGTAAGTGTCTctaatattgcatttttattgttgtaaagAAAGTAAAACCACATGTGATCTGTTCCACTAGTAACATCAGTCTCTGAGTAGAGGCTTGTGGCCGCATCAAAACACTTACTCCTACCTTTACAGAGCAGTACAAGCAGTTCTACAGTACAGCTAGTTGAACTTCTCACGCAGCCTCAGAAGAGGACCTAGATTTAATGCTGTTGCCATAAGCAGCAGGGGGTCCACTGTCCCTGATTTAGCCTTGCAGTGTTTAGATTATGAGGCTAATCCTCTCAGCTCAGGTTATCAGGGTACTTTTAGAATTGGCTTTAGAGGACTGACTTTTAGCCCTGGGCCTATATCATTTTGATTGATAGCAGGTTTGTCAAAGTGATTTTACATCAGCCTGCTCCTCTcgtctcatctcctctcctctcctctcctctcctctcctctcctctcctctcctctcctctcctctcctcacctcacctctcctctccttattTTCTGGCAGCTGCAGACAGTCCTTTCATTCACTCAGTTGTATTTTGGCAGTAAAGGTAAATGGTGGACGCATCTTAGCTGACATCCTGCTGGAAAGAGCAGGTCCTGAAATATTACTTGCAGTAGCTGTGTAAACACAGCagtggaaaaatgaaaagactTTGAGCTTAGCATAAGTCCTGGACAAGGGGTATTATTTTGTACCAGTTGACCTACACTGATCAGTTTCTTGATGCTGTCATCACGTCACTGGCGTCACCAGCTGATTGGCTTACTGAAGGAGTGACACCCTCACATATATAAAGAGTACACTGGCTAGGCCAGATCTACATCCATTCAGTCTATTCTTGGAATGCTTTTATTGTGATGACTTAAAAGGCTTTTTTCACCATTAGGTTTTTGTGTAGAAACTACATTCAATATCTATTCAAAATATTTGTGTcatcagccactagatggcacatTTTGCATTGTTTTAGTATGTTCAcagtctgtattttt includes these proteins:
- the ampd3a gene encoding AMP deaminase 3 isoform X4, producing the protein MRRGDTPLLKQQSSPCLGKNMPRQFPKVTLSVAEEETQLLAEKVYASALKEEDNKDALSMFTVPEDCPIGLQQAKEHELLKELAEQQSEESTKRKKSFKMIRSQSMSLQVPVNVDWTRSVAVTPFLSPSSTCSSVPENCPDYQRVTISGDYCAGITVEDYEQAAKSLLKALLIREKYSKLAYHRFCRTTAQFLRSAENMRWSEEDEVLPDMCPYPAEGEDPYSMENIPENLNYELKMKDGIVNVYDNAEALRGNRPHDLPYPDLETFAIDLSHVLAMIADGPTKTYCHRRLNFLSSKFYLHEMLNEMAELRELKSVPHRDFYNVRKVDTHIHAAACMSQKHLLTFIQKTYKTDADRVVLEKAGQKMTLQQVFHSLNKDPYDLTVDSLDVHAGRQTFHRFDKFNSKYNPVGASELREIFLKTDNLLDGEYFARVIKEVAHDLEESKYQHAEPRLSIYGRSPEEWDSLSKWFIHHKVHSPNMKWIIQVPRIYDIFKSKKLVPNFAKMLENVFLPLFEATVNPQKHKELHVFLKYVSGFDSVDDESKHSDHMFSFRSPKPEQWTTDDNPPYSYYIFHMYANIMVLNNLRKEHGLSTFQFRPHCGEAGSITHLVSAFLTADNISHGLTLKKSPVLQYLYYLAQMPIAMSPLSNNSLFLEYSKNPLREFLHKGLCVSLSTDDPMQFHYTKEPLMEEYAIAAQLWKLSTCDVCEIARNSVLQSGLSHQDKKHFLGVNYLKDGPEGNDIRRTNVAQIRMAYRHETLCNELSFIVDAVKSDAMNSLYE
- the ampd3a gene encoding AMP deaminase 3 isoform X2, which translates into the protein MEISGYEDMPRQFPKVTLSVAEEETQLLAEKVYASALKEEDNKDALSMFTVPEDCPIGLQQAKEHELLKELAEQQSEESTKRKKSFKMIRSQSMSLQVPVNVDWTRSVAVTPFLSPSSTCSSVPENCPDYQRVTISGDYCAGITVEDYEQAAKSLLKALLIREKYSKLAYHRFCRTTAQFLRSAENMRWSEEDEVLPDMCPYPAEGEDPYSMENIPENLNYELKMKDGIVNVYDNAEALRGNRPHDLPYPDLETFAIDLSHVLAMIADGPTKTYCHRRLNFLSSKFYLHEMLNEMAELRELKSVPHRDFYNVRKVDTHIHAAACMSQKHLLTFIQKTYKTDADRVVLEKAGQKMTLQQVFHSLNKDPYDLTVDSLDVHAGRQTFHRFDKFNSKYNPVGASELREIFLKTDNLLDGEYFARVIKEVAHDLEESKYQHAEPRLSIYGRSPEEWDSLSKWFIHHKVHSPNMKWIIQVPRIYDIFKSKKLVPNFAKMLENVFLPLFEATVNPQKHKELHVFLKYVSGFDSVDDESKHSDHMFSFRSPKPEQWTTDDNPPYSYYIFHMYANIMVLNNLRKEHGLSTFQFRPHCGEAGSITHLVSAFLTADNISHGLTLKKSPVLQYLYYLAQMPIAMSPLSNNSLFLEYSKNPLREFLHKGLCVSLSTDDPMQFHYTKEPLMEEYAIAAQLWKLSTCDVCEIARNSVLQSGLSHQDKKHFLGVNYLKDGPEGNDIRRTNVAQIRMAYRHETLCNELSFIVDAVKSDAMNSLYE
- the ampd3a gene encoding AMP deaminase 3 isoform X3; its protein translation is MPRQFPKVTLSVAEEETQLLAEKVYASALKEEDNKDALSMFTVPEDCPIGLQQAKEHELLKELAEQQSEESTKRKKSFKMIRSQSMSLQVPVNVDWTRSVAVTPFLSPSSTCSSVPENCPDYQRVTISGDYCAGITVEDYEQAAKSLLKALLIREKYSKLAYHRFCRTTAQFLRSAENMRWSEEDEVLPDMCPYPAEGEDPYSMENIPENLNYELKMKDGIVNVYDNAEALRGNRPHDLPYPDLETFAIDLSHVLAMIADGPTKTYCHRRLNFLSSKFYLHEMLNEMAELRELKSVPHRDFYNVRKVDTHIHAAACMSQKHLLTFIQKTYKTDADRVVLEKAGQKMTLQQVFHSLNKDPYDLTVDSLDVHAGRQTFHRFDKFNSKYNPVGASELREIFLKTDNLLDGEYFARVIKEVAHDLEESKYQHAEPRLSIYGRSPEEWDSLSKWFIHHKVHSPNMKWIIQVPRIYDIFKSKKLVPNFAKMLENVFLPLFEATVNPQKHKELHVFLKYVSGFDSVDDESKHSDHMFSFRSPKPEQWTTDDNPPYSYYIFHMYANIMVLNNLRKEHGLSTFQFRPHCGEAGSITHLVSAFLTADNISHGLTLKKSPVLQYLYYLAQMPIAMSPLSNNSLFLEYSKNPLREFLHKGLCVSLSTDDPMQFHYTKEPLMEEYAIAAQLWKLSTCDVCEIARNSVLQSGLSHQDKKHFLGVNYLKDGPEGNDIRRTNVAQIRMAYRHETLCNELSFIVDAVKSDAMNSLYE
- the ampd3a gene encoding AMP deaminase 3 isoform X1, which translates into the protein MEKRSIRDMPRQFPKVTLSVAEEETQLLAEKVYASALKEEDNKDALSMFTVPEDCPIGLQQAKEHELLKELAEQQSEESTKRKKSFKMIRSQSMSLQVPVNVDWTRSVAVTPFLSPSSTCSSVPENCPDYQRVTISGDYCAGITVEDYEQAAKSLLKALLIREKYSKLAYHRFCRTTAQFLRSAENMRWSEEDEVLPDMCPYPAEGEDPYSMENIPENLNYELKMKDGIVNVYDNAEALRGNRPHDLPYPDLETFAIDLSHVLAMIADGPTKTYCHRRLNFLSSKFYLHEMLNEMAELRELKSVPHRDFYNVRKVDTHIHAAACMSQKHLLTFIQKTYKTDADRVVLEKAGQKMTLQQVFHSLNKDPYDLTVDSLDVHAGRQTFHRFDKFNSKYNPVGASELREIFLKTDNLLDGEYFARVIKEVAHDLEESKYQHAEPRLSIYGRSPEEWDSLSKWFIHHKVHSPNMKWIIQVPRIYDIFKSKKLVPNFAKMLENVFLPLFEATVNPQKHKELHVFLKYVSGFDSVDDESKHSDHMFSFRSPKPEQWTTDDNPPYSYYIFHMYANIMVLNNLRKEHGLSTFQFRPHCGEAGSITHLVSAFLTADNISHGLTLKKSPVLQYLYYLAQMPIAMSPLSNNSLFLEYSKNPLREFLHKGLCVSLSTDDPMQFHYTKEPLMEEYAIAAQLWKLSTCDVCEIARNSVLQSGLSHQDKKHFLGVNYLKDGPEGNDIRRTNVAQIRMAYRHETLCNELSFIVDAVKSDAMNSLYE